The proteins below are encoded in one region of Takifugu rubripes chromosome 1, fTakRub1.2, whole genome shotgun sequence:
- the LOC101073885 gene encoding ras-associated and pleckstrin homology domains-containing protein 1-like isoform X1, protein MDQLSDEEVDIREEEEEEDSDKEDQDLDQMFGAWLGELDKLTQSLDDGRPAQPQSQQKAPLRQETNMANFSYRFSIYNINEALNQGENVDLDALMADLSSIEQELSTINSKPNSSMARLGLTDTKVRQKPPAGRSSKQQQPGGGSSGGGGSGSSSNSVSGGGGSSGASSSSSSTRASPAGTIRAATGHHGKPALASNFSLDDITAQLEKASLSMDEAARQTSSHSLSSASSTSATVRRSGSSQRQHRRTGSVGTVSEHEVCTFIHSSRSSITSASGISVNSASSMDSLDSVLHSSESDAQQSTLVPSAGAGHHSLEHSYLDKETSLILRNIAGKPSHLLTKEEQAAKLKAENIRVALEKIKEAQVKKLVIRVHLSDESSKTMMVDERQTVRQVLDSLLEKSHSGYSADWSLVETLSELQMERIFEDHENLVENLLNWTRDSQNRLMFTERIEKYAVFKNPQNYLLGRKETCEMTERNKEALLEECFGGSSVSVPEMEGLLWLKEDGKKSWKKRYFLLRASGIYYVPKGKAKASRDLVCFLQLDHVNVYLGQDYKSKYKAPTDYCMVLKHPQIQKKSQYIKYLCCDDIRTLQQWINSIRIAKYGKQLYINFQDAMRKTEAAYDWSSLSSSSIKSGSSSSSLPESQSNHSSQSDSGVSEMASAGHTRSQSVVSSIFSDAWRRGTQGEMMKIDAISRPIPVQMPSVSPQPVLLSQPQNSYPDGLDPSEDSPSPPSPPPPPAVVSVAAASYIKYSTLARLQNQNQPQPPPAGAATPGLANQFITASYNTLPASYSESSMIPPSPHPPSAEQTPDIMACLSNPSTLPPPPPPEEDMQESYLPPPPDNLEINGLPLPPPPEPDLTSCPQLSNAGLQQFLAKKFPNMAYDFTPPAGEDSCPPPPPLSDASPLASWPPSHNAPPPAPPKTFTGGLPPQTAPKPSGPSSLPVALSPVSPSEIFGSHVPIKKQQSFSTGHSPNQPPPTLPKQHSLSSKNLALSPSSSSTSIAAATSSLVKQIVNQFPGNSAPCSLSASNSMEGSKLSAPQSPPAVKSKPKWQPGGAPQSPEFPPPPPDTSAEDFPPPPVSSSSKTGSPIKKSPSTSSTGSTKRGPPPTPQRASSIRTGSPSEGQDEKPKKVESLVSKFGQAPQTSTSSSSSSRSNSLTNDPSGLPAPLPKPGKLNLANLPLALQGLQASHQSTEFPSPPPPPPPSQHPQIDSSPDFFPPPPSDSELFPPPPHLSEIHQPPKVAVVNPQPQLHKSAPTSLSSSWKQSSLKKGAVLPPATNRRPSNPAQYDQMTSKPLSPPPLSQTPPPSLPSFSSSSSPVPPTSPKSPGPSSLALKPLFLEDLNRTLKRKSISRHGSLTSSHLISSKMEPVGTMDDMALLPPPPPELLQQQQQQQRGLRGQSQTLSRHHAHSQSAKHANISGYATLRRGPPPAPPKRDQSTKLTSEW, encoded by the exons ATGGATCAGTTGTCAGATGAGGAAGTAGAcatcagggaggaagaggaggaggaggacagtgatAAAGAGGACCAGGACCTTGATCAAATGTTTGGAGCCTGGCTGGGAGAACTGGACAAACTCACACAG AGTCTGGATGACGGGCGTCCGGCACAACCTCAATCCCAACAGAAGGCCCCACTCAGACAGGAGACAAACATGGCCAACTTCTCTTACAGATTCTCCATCTATAACATTAATG AGGCATTGAATCAAGGGGAGAATGTCGACTTAGATGCTCTTATGGCTGATCTCTCCTCCATTGAACAAGAGCTCAGCACCATCAACAGTAAACCCAACAGCAGCATGGCCCGTCTGGGGCTGACCGACACCAAG GTCCGTCAGAAGCCACCGGCAGGCcgcagcagcaagcagcagcagccaggagggggcagcagcggTGGGGGTGGCAGTggaagcagcagtaacagcgTCAGTGGGGGTGGCGGCAGCAGCGGGgcgagtagcagcagcagcagcaccagagcgTCACCAGCTGGAACCATCAGAGCTGCCACAGGGCATCATGGGAAACCAGCTCTGGCTTCTAACTTCAGCCTCGATGACATCACTGCCCAGCTGGAGAAG GCCTCTCTCAGCATGGATGAAGCTGCTCGGCAGActtcctcacactcactcagctCCGCCTCGTCTACGTCGGCCACAGTCCGGCGGTCCGGATCATCTCAGCGCCAGCATCGCCGCACGGGATCAGTCGGCACAGTCAGTGAACATGAG GTGTGCACGTTCATCCACTCCTCAcgctcctccatcacctcagCTTCTGGGATTTCTGTCAACTCGGCTTCTTCCATGGACTCACTGGACAGTGTTCTTCACTCCAGTGAATCAGACGCTCAGCAGTCCACGTTGGTACCTTCAGCTGGAGCAGGTCATCACAGCTTGGAG CACTCCTATCTGGACAAGGAAACCTCTCTGATTCTGAGAAACATAGCAGGAAAACCCTCACACCTGCTGACCAAG GAGGAGCAGGCTGCCAAACTCAAGGCGGAGAATATCAGAGTTGCTTTGGAGAAGATCAAGGAGGCCCAAGTTAAAAAG TTGGTGATCCGTGTCCATTTGTCCGACGAGAGCTCCAAAACCATGATGGTGGATGAGAGGCAGACGGTCAGACAG gttctggacAGCCTACTGGAGAAATCTCACTCCGGCTACAGTGCAGACTGGTCACTGGTGGAAACGctctcagagctgcagatgg AGCGCATTTTCGAAGATCATGAGAACCTCGTGGAGAATCTGTTAAACTGGACCCGAGACAGCCAAAACCGCCTGATGTTCACTGAACGCATCGAGAAGTATGCTGTGTTCAAAAACCCACAG AACTATTTGCTGGGGCGGAAGGAGACGTGTGAGATGactgaaagaaacaaagagGCTCTACTGGAG gagTGTTTTGGCGGCAGCTCTGTCTCCGTTCCAGAGATGGAAGGATTGTTATGGCTGAAGGAGGATGGGAAGAAATCATGGAAAAAGCGATACTTCCTGCTGAGGGCTTCTGGCATTTACTATGTTCCCAAAGGAAAAGCCAAG gCATCCAGAGACctggtgtgttttctgcagcttGATCATGTCAATGTCTACCTTGGCCAGGACTACAAGAGCAAATACAAGGCTCCTACAGATTACTGCATGGTCCTGAAG CATCCTCAGATCCAGAAAAAGTCTCAGTATATCAAGTACCTTTGCTGCGATGACATCAGGACCCTCCAACAATGGATCAATAGTATTCGCATTGCCAAG tatgGGAAGCAGCTGTACATCAACTTCCAGGATGCCATGAGAAAGACAGAGGCAGCGTACGACTGgtcctccctgtcctcttcttccattAAATCTggatccagctcctccagccttccag AGTCCCAGTCTAACCACTCCAGCCAGTCGGACAGCGGGGTGTCTGAGATGGCGTCCGCGGGCCACACCCGCTCCCAGAGCGTCGTCAGCTCCATATTCTCTGATGCGTGGAGGAGAGGGACACAAGGAGAG ATGATGAAGATCGATGCCATCAGTAGGCCCATCCCGGTCCAAATgccctctgtctctccacagCCCGTCCTTCTGTCTCAGCCTCAGAACAGCTACCCCGATGGTCTAGACCCGTCTGAGGATTCTCCATCGccaccctcacctcctcctcctccggctgTTGTCAGTGTAGCAGCCGCTTCCTACATTAAGTACAGTACGCTGGCCCGCttgcagaaccagaaccagcccCAGCCGCCACCAGCAGGAGCTGCCACGCCTGGCCTCGCCAACCAGTTCATCACAGCCAGTTACAACACACTCCCAGCTTCTTATAGCGAATCCTCGATGATACCGCCGTCCCCTCATCCTCCCTCTGCAGAGCAAACGCCAGACATCATGGCTTGTCTGTCAAACCCCTCCAcgctcccaccaccaccacctccagaGGAGGACATGCAGGAGTCCtacctcccacctcctcctgataACCTGGAGATCAATGGTTTGCCTCTGCCTCCACCCCCAGAGCccgacctcacttcctgtcctcagcTCTCCAATGCCGGACTCCAACAGTTCCTGGCAAAGAAGTTCCCCAACATGGCATACGATTTCACTCCACCAGCGGGTGAGGAcagctgccctcctcctccacctctatCTGACGCTTCTCCTCTCGCCTCTTGGCCTCCCTCTCACAACGCACCCCCCCCTGCACCGCCGAAAACCTTCACTGGGGGGCTGCCCCCTCAAACAGCTCCAAAGCCCTCAGGTCCTTCATCCCTCCCCGTTGCCCTGTCCCCTGTATCACCGTCCGAGATCTTCGGCAGCCACGTTCCCATTAAAAAACAGCAGAGTTTCTCAACGGGACATTCCCCAAATCAGCCCCCTCCCACTCTGCCAAAGCAGCACAGCCTCTCTTCCAAAAACTTGgccctgtctccctcctcctcttccacatcGATTGCAGCAGCTACCTCATCTCTGGTCAAGCAAATTGTGAATCAGTTCCCAGGAAACTCGGCCCcctgctctctgtctgcctccaaCTCCATGGAAGGCTCCAAGTTAAGTGCCCCTCAGTCCCCCCCGGCTGTTAAGTCAAAACCAAAATGGCAGCCAGGTGGTGCTCCACAGTCTCCAGagtttcctccacctcccccagaCACCTCTGCGGAGGACTTCCCTCCTCCGcccgtttcctcttcctccaagaCAGGCTCCCCCATCAAGAAATCGCCCTCTACTTCATCCACAGGATCCACCAAGCGAGGACCTCCACCAACTCCTCAGAGAGCCTCCTCCATCCGGACCGGCTCCCCCAGTGAGGGCCAGGACGAGAAGCCAAAGAAGGTGGAGAGCTTGGTCAGCAAGTTTGGTCAAGCTCCTCAgaccagcacctcctccagctcctcttcacGATCAAATTCTCTGACCAACGATCCCTCGGGACTCCCGGCTCCCCTCCCCAAGCCAGGAAAGCTGAACTTGGCGAACCTGCCATTGGCGCTCCAGGGGCTGCAGGCCAGCCATCAGTCCACTGAGTTTCCATCgcctcctcccccgcctcccccctcccagcaCCCTCAGATTGACTCCTCCCCAGActtcttcccccctcctcccagtgACTCTGaactttttcctcctcccccccacctgtCCGAGATCCATCAACCCCCAAAGGTGGCTGTGGTGAACCCCCAACCTCAGTTGCACAAGTCAGCCCCGACGTCTCTGTCATCGTCATGGAAACAAAGCTCGCTAAAGAAGGGGGCGGTCCTTCCGCCAGCTACCAACCGGCGGCCCAGTAACCCAGCCCAGTACGACCAGATGACATCCAAgcccctttctcctcctccactgtctcagaccccacctccctccctaccatctttctcctcctcctcctctcctgtaccCCCCACTTCTCCCAAGTCACCTGGACCGAGCTCCCTGGCCCTGAAGCCTCTCTTCCTGGAAGACCTGAACCGCACCCTGAAGAGGAAGTCCATCTCCCGCCATGGCTCgctcacctcctcccacctcatCTCCTCTAAGATGGAGCCTGTGGGTACCATGGACGACATGGcgctcctcccacctcctcccccggAGCTcttgcaacagcagcagcagcagcagagaggcctCCGAGGACAATCGCAGACTCTGTCCCGTCACCACGCACACTCCCAGTCTGCCAAACATGCCAACATCTCAGGCTATGCAACCCTGCGGCGAGgcccccctccagctccaccaaaACGGGACCAAAGCACTAAACTGACCAGTGAGTGGTAG
- the LOC101073885 gene encoding ras-associated and pleckstrin homology domains-containing protein 1-like isoform X2, with the protein MDQLSDEEVDIREEEEEEDSDKEDQDLDQMFGAWLGELDKLTQSLDDGRPAQPQSQQKAPLRQETNMANFSYRFSIYNINEALNQGENVDLDALMADLSSIEQELSTINSKPNSSMARLGLTDTKVRQKPPAGRSSKQQQPGGGSSGGGGSGSSSNSVSGGGGSSGASSSSSSTRASPAGTIRAATGHHGKPALASNFSLDDITAQLEKASLSMDEAARQTSSHSLSSASSTSATVRRSGSSQRQHRRTGSVGTVSEHEVCTFIHSSRSSITSASGISVNSASSMDSLDSVLHSSESDAQQSTLVPSAGAGHHSLEEEQAAKLKAENIRVALEKIKEAQVKKLVIRVHLSDESSKTMMVDERQTVRQVLDSLLEKSHSGYSADWSLVETLSELQMERIFEDHENLVENLLNWTRDSQNRLMFTERIEKYAVFKNPQNYLLGRKETCEMTERNKEALLEECFGGSSVSVPEMEGLLWLKEDGKKSWKKRYFLLRASGIYYVPKGKAKASRDLVCFLQLDHVNVYLGQDYKSKYKAPTDYCMVLKHPQIQKKSQYIKYLCCDDIRTLQQWINSIRIAKYGKQLYINFQDAMRKTEAAYDWSSLSSSSIKSGSSSSSLPESQSNHSSQSDSGVSEMASAGHTRSQSVVSSIFSDAWRRGTQGEMMKIDAISRPIPVQMPSVSPQPVLLSQPQNSYPDGLDPSEDSPSPPSPPPPPAVVSVAAASYIKYSTLARLQNQNQPQPPPAGAATPGLANQFITASYNTLPASYSESSMIPPSPHPPSAEQTPDIMACLSNPSTLPPPPPPEEDMQESYLPPPPDNLEINGLPLPPPPEPDLTSCPQLSNAGLQQFLAKKFPNMAYDFTPPAGEDSCPPPPPLSDASPLASWPPSHNAPPPAPPKTFTGGLPPQTAPKPSGPSSLPVALSPVSPSEIFGSHVPIKKQQSFSTGHSPNQPPPTLPKQHSLSSKNLALSPSSSSTSIAAATSSLVKQIVNQFPGNSAPCSLSASNSMEGSKLSAPQSPPAVKSKPKWQPGGAPQSPEFPPPPPDTSAEDFPPPPVSSSSKTGSPIKKSPSTSSTGSTKRGPPPTPQRASSIRTGSPSEGQDEKPKKVESLVSKFGQAPQTSTSSSSSSRSNSLTNDPSGLPAPLPKPGKLNLANLPLALQGLQASHQSTEFPSPPPPPPPSQHPQIDSSPDFFPPPPSDSELFPPPPHLSEIHQPPKVAVVNPQPQLHKSAPTSLSSSWKQSSLKKGAVLPPATNRRPSNPAQYDQMTSKPLSPPPLSQTPPPSLPSFSSSSSPVPPTSPKSPGPSSLALKPLFLEDLNRTLKRKSISRHGSLTSSHLISSKMEPVGTMDDMALLPPPPPELLQQQQQQQRGLRGQSQTLSRHHAHSQSAKHANISGYATLRRGPPPAPPKRDQSTKLTSEW; encoded by the exons ATGGATCAGTTGTCAGATGAGGAAGTAGAcatcagggaggaagaggaggaggaggacagtgatAAAGAGGACCAGGACCTTGATCAAATGTTTGGAGCCTGGCTGGGAGAACTGGACAAACTCACACAG AGTCTGGATGACGGGCGTCCGGCACAACCTCAATCCCAACAGAAGGCCCCACTCAGACAGGAGACAAACATGGCCAACTTCTCTTACAGATTCTCCATCTATAACATTAATG AGGCATTGAATCAAGGGGAGAATGTCGACTTAGATGCTCTTATGGCTGATCTCTCCTCCATTGAACAAGAGCTCAGCACCATCAACAGTAAACCCAACAGCAGCATGGCCCGTCTGGGGCTGACCGACACCAAG GTCCGTCAGAAGCCACCGGCAGGCcgcagcagcaagcagcagcagccaggagggggcagcagcggTGGGGGTGGCAGTggaagcagcagtaacagcgTCAGTGGGGGTGGCGGCAGCAGCGGGgcgagtagcagcagcagcagcaccagagcgTCACCAGCTGGAACCATCAGAGCTGCCACAGGGCATCATGGGAAACCAGCTCTGGCTTCTAACTTCAGCCTCGATGACATCACTGCCCAGCTGGAGAAG GCCTCTCTCAGCATGGATGAAGCTGCTCGGCAGActtcctcacactcactcagctCCGCCTCGTCTACGTCGGCCACAGTCCGGCGGTCCGGATCATCTCAGCGCCAGCATCGCCGCACGGGATCAGTCGGCACAGTCAGTGAACATGAG GTGTGCACGTTCATCCACTCCTCAcgctcctccatcacctcagCTTCTGGGATTTCTGTCAACTCGGCTTCTTCCATGGACTCACTGGACAGTGTTCTTCACTCCAGTGAATCAGACGCTCAGCAGTCCACGTTGGTACCTTCAGCTGGAGCAGGTCATCACAGCTTGGAG GAGGAGCAGGCTGCCAAACTCAAGGCGGAGAATATCAGAGTTGCTTTGGAGAAGATCAAGGAGGCCCAAGTTAAAAAG TTGGTGATCCGTGTCCATTTGTCCGACGAGAGCTCCAAAACCATGATGGTGGATGAGAGGCAGACGGTCAGACAG gttctggacAGCCTACTGGAGAAATCTCACTCCGGCTACAGTGCAGACTGGTCACTGGTGGAAACGctctcagagctgcagatgg AGCGCATTTTCGAAGATCATGAGAACCTCGTGGAGAATCTGTTAAACTGGACCCGAGACAGCCAAAACCGCCTGATGTTCACTGAACGCATCGAGAAGTATGCTGTGTTCAAAAACCCACAG AACTATTTGCTGGGGCGGAAGGAGACGTGTGAGATGactgaaagaaacaaagagGCTCTACTGGAG gagTGTTTTGGCGGCAGCTCTGTCTCCGTTCCAGAGATGGAAGGATTGTTATGGCTGAAGGAGGATGGGAAGAAATCATGGAAAAAGCGATACTTCCTGCTGAGGGCTTCTGGCATTTACTATGTTCCCAAAGGAAAAGCCAAG gCATCCAGAGACctggtgtgttttctgcagcttGATCATGTCAATGTCTACCTTGGCCAGGACTACAAGAGCAAATACAAGGCTCCTACAGATTACTGCATGGTCCTGAAG CATCCTCAGATCCAGAAAAAGTCTCAGTATATCAAGTACCTTTGCTGCGATGACATCAGGACCCTCCAACAATGGATCAATAGTATTCGCATTGCCAAG tatgGGAAGCAGCTGTACATCAACTTCCAGGATGCCATGAGAAAGACAGAGGCAGCGTACGACTGgtcctccctgtcctcttcttccattAAATCTggatccagctcctccagccttccag AGTCCCAGTCTAACCACTCCAGCCAGTCGGACAGCGGGGTGTCTGAGATGGCGTCCGCGGGCCACACCCGCTCCCAGAGCGTCGTCAGCTCCATATTCTCTGATGCGTGGAGGAGAGGGACACAAGGAGAG ATGATGAAGATCGATGCCATCAGTAGGCCCATCCCGGTCCAAATgccctctgtctctccacagCCCGTCCTTCTGTCTCAGCCTCAGAACAGCTACCCCGATGGTCTAGACCCGTCTGAGGATTCTCCATCGccaccctcacctcctcctcctccggctgTTGTCAGTGTAGCAGCCGCTTCCTACATTAAGTACAGTACGCTGGCCCGCttgcagaaccagaaccagcccCAGCCGCCACCAGCAGGAGCTGCCACGCCTGGCCTCGCCAACCAGTTCATCACAGCCAGTTACAACACACTCCCAGCTTCTTATAGCGAATCCTCGATGATACCGCCGTCCCCTCATCCTCCCTCTGCAGAGCAAACGCCAGACATCATGGCTTGTCTGTCAAACCCCTCCAcgctcccaccaccaccacctccagaGGAGGACATGCAGGAGTCCtacctcccacctcctcctgataACCTGGAGATCAATGGTTTGCCTCTGCCTCCACCCCCAGAGCccgacctcacttcctgtcctcagcTCTCCAATGCCGGACTCCAACAGTTCCTGGCAAAGAAGTTCCCCAACATGGCATACGATTTCACTCCACCAGCGGGTGAGGAcagctgccctcctcctccacctctatCTGACGCTTCTCCTCTCGCCTCTTGGCCTCCCTCTCACAACGCACCCCCCCCTGCACCGCCGAAAACCTTCACTGGGGGGCTGCCCCCTCAAACAGCTCCAAAGCCCTCAGGTCCTTCATCCCTCCCCGTTGCCCTGTCCCCTGTATCACCGTCCGAGATCTTCGGCAGCCACGTTCCCATTAAAAAACAGCAGAGTTTCTCAACGGGACATTCCCCAAATCAGCCCCCTCCCACTCTGCCAAAGCAGCACAGCCTCTCTTCCAAAAACTTGgccctgtctccctcctcctcttccacatcGATTGCAGCAGCTACCTCATCTCTGGTCAAGCAAATTGTGAATCAGTTCCCAGGAAACTCGGCCCcctgctctctgtctgcctccaaCTCCATGGAAGGCTCCAAGTTAAGTGCCCCTCAGTCCCCCCCGGCTGTTAAGTCAAAACCAAAATGGCAGCCAGGTGGTGCTCCACAGTCTCCAGagtttcctccacctcccccagaCACCTCTGCGGAGGACTTCCCTCCTCCGcccgtttcctcttcctccaagaCAGGCTCCCCCATCAAGAAATCGCCCTCTACTTCATCCACAGGATCCACCAAGCGAGGACCTCCACCAACTCCTCAGAGAGCCTCCTCCATCCGGACCGGCTCCCCCAGTGAGGGCCAGGACGAGAAGCCAAAGAAGGTGGAGAGCTTGGTCAGCAAGTTTGGTCAAGCTCCTCAgaccagcacctcctccagctcctcttcacGATCAAATTCTCTGACCAACGATCCCTCGGGACTCCCGGCTCCCCTCCCCAAGCCAGGAAAGCTGAACTTGGCGAACCTGCCATTGGCGCTCCAGGGGCTGCAGGCCAGCCATCAGTCCACTGAGTTTCCATCgcctcctcccccgcctcccccctcccagcaCCCTCAGATTGACTCCTCCCCAGActtcttcccccctcctcccagtgACTCTGaactttttcctcctcccccccacctgtCCGAGATCCATCAACCCCCAAAGGTGGCTGTGGTGAACCCCCAACCTCAGTTGCACAAGTCAGCCCCGACGTCTCTGTCATCGTCATGGAAACAAAGCTCGCTAAAGAAGGGGGCGGTCCTTCCGCCAGCTACCAACCGGCGGCCCAGTAACCCAGCCCAGTACGACCAGATGACATCCAAgcccctttctcctcctccactgtctcagaccccacctccctccctaccatctttctcctcctcctcctctcctgtaccCCCCACTTCTCCCAAGTCACCTGGACCGAGCTCCCTGGCCCTGAAGCCTCTCTTCCTGGAAGACCTGAACCGCACCCTGAAGAGGAAGTCCATCTCCCGCCATGGCTCgctcacctcctcccacctcatCTCCTCTAAGATGGAGCCTGTGGGTACCATGGACGACATGGcgctcctcccacctcctcccccggAGCTcttgcaacagcagcagcagcagcagagaggcctCCGAGGACAATCGCAGACTCTGTCCCGTCACCACGCACACTCCCAGTCTGCCAAACATGCCAACATCTCAGGCTATGCAACCCTGCGGCGAGgcccccctccagctccaccaaaACGGGACCAAAGCACTAAACTGACCAGTGAGTGGTAG